The following proteins are co-located in the Herpetosiphonaceae bacterium genome:
- a CDS encoding NAD(P)/FAD-dependent oxidoreductase, with product MSEATQDGFDVAIIGGGPAGLFGAFYAGLRGMKTLLLDALPELGGQLAVLYPEKYIFDVPGFPKILARDLVKQLVEQAMQYHPTVRLEEQVTNIEPIGERQIRVKTTGGEYQTKAVLIAAGVGAFAPNKLDAPGVARLEGKGVYYFVKSKNEFVDKRLLIIGGGDSAVDWALNLQDTCREITLIHRRDQFRAHEGSIRDLYASRTNVLTFWELKEIHGEDEVEAVTIFNNQTKEERELPMDAVLLTLGFKADMGPIKNWGLSLEKRSIKVDGRFATTMPGVYAAGDIAAAEVKLDLIAVGFGQAAIAVNAIKTYIDPKARLFPGHSSEMSDSVKSH from the coding sequence ATGTCCGAAGCAACCCAGGATGGATTTGATGTCGCAATCATCGGCGGTGGACCGGCTGGATTATTTGGCGCATTCTACGCGGGGCTACGCGGCATGAAAACGCTGCTGCTCGACGCGCTGCCGGAGCTGGGCGGCCAGCTCGCGGTGCTCTACCCCGAAAAATATATCTTCGACGTGCCGGGCTTTCCCAAGATTCTAGCCCGCGATCTGGTCAAGCAGCTTGTGGAGCAGGCGATGCAGTACCATCCGACCGTGCGGCTCGAAGAGCAGGTGACGAACATCGAGCCGATCGGCGAGCGCCAGATCAGGGTGAAGACCACGGGCGGCGAGTACCAGACCAAGGCCGTGCTGATCGCCGCTGGCGTCGGCGCGTTCGCGCCCAACAAGCTCGACGCGCCCGGCGTGGCCCGGCTTGAGGGCAAAGGCGTGTACTACTTCGTCAAGTCCAAGAACGAGTTTGTCGACAAGCGGCTGCTGATCATCGGCGGCGGCGACTCAGCCGTAGACTGGGCGCTGAACCTTCAGGATACCTGCCGCGAGATCACGCTGATCCATCGCCGCGACCAGTTCCGCGCCCACGAGGGATCGATCCGCGATCTCTACGCCTCGCGCACCAACGTGCTGACCTTCTGGGAGCTGAAAGAGATCCACGGCGAAGACGAGGTCGAGGCGGTGACGATCTTCAATAACCAGACCAAAGAAGAGCGCGAGCTGCCGATGGACGCGGTGCTGCTGACGCTCGGCTTCAAGGCCGATATGGGGCCGATCAAAAACTGGGGCCTGTCGCTCGAAAAGCGCTCGATCAAGGTCGACGGCCGGTTCGCCACGACCATGCCGGGCGTGTATGCCGCAGGCGACATCGCCGCCGCCGAGGTCAAGCTCGATCTGATCGCGGTGGGCTTCGGGCAGGCCGCCATCGCCGTCAACGCGATCAAGACCTATATCGATCCCAAGGCGCGGCTCTTCCCCGGCCACTCCTCCGAGATGAGCGACAGCGTCAAGTCGCACTAG
- a CDS encoding NAD(P)/FAD-dependent oxidoreductase, giving the protein MAQMAYEALVIGGGPAGLSAALYLARFDRTVALFDTGRGRSSWHQINHNYLGFPGGVPARKLRELGRQQLAEYEQVTVLEHKIEQLERKNGSFIAYSQAGEWHGKTVIICTGVVDRYPHFDGWEEYVGRSMFWCITCDGYGCHDARVVVVGNANQAASEALQLQRFTHKLTVLTDSHDCSIDEKFQRRLEQAGIPLVHDKIEAAIGQDGMFEALCTQKGQRIELDQLFCQHGATPQTKLAEGVGVLLSREGYICVDSEQKTNVAGVYAAGDVTRLHSHQITTAVHEGGMAACAANYYLYPPELKDD; this is encoded by the coding sequence ATGGCACAGATGGCGTATGAGGCGCTGGTGATCGGCGGCGGGCCTGCGGGCCTCTCGGCGGCGCTCTACCTGGCGCGCTTCGATCGCACCGTCGCGCTCTTCGACACCGGGCGTGGTCGCTCGTCGTGGCACCAGATCAATCATAACTACCTGGGCTTTCCCGGCGGCGTGCCCGCGCGGAAGCTGCGCGAGCTTGGCCGCCAGCAGCTCGCAGAGTACGAGCAGGTCACGGTCCTTGAGCATAAAATCGAGCAGCTTGAGCGCAAGAACGGCAGCTTTATCGCCTATAGCCAGGCAGGCGAGTGGCACGGCAAAACGGTGATCATTTGTACGGGCGTCGTCGATCGCTATCCGCACTTCGACGGCTGGGAAGAGTACGTGGGCCGCAGCATGTTCTGGTGCATCACCTGCGACGGCTACGGCTGCCACGATGCGCGCGTCGTGGTGGTCGGCAATGCCAACCAGGCCGCGTCGGAGGCGCTTCAGTTGCAGCGCTTTACGCATAAGCTGACGGTGCTGACCGACAGCCACGATTGCTCGATCGACGAGAAATTTCAGCGCCGCTTGGAGCAGGCCGGTATTCCACTGGTCCACGACAAGATCGAGGCGGCGATCGGCCAGGACGGCATGTTCGAGGCGCTCTGCACCCAGAAAGGACAGCGTATCGAGCTCGATCAGCTCTTCTGCCAGCATGGCGCGACGCCTCAGACGAAGCTGGCGGAGGGTGTCGGCGTGCTGCTGAGCCGCGAGGGCTATATCTGCGTAGACAGCGAGCAAAAGACGAACGTCGCCGGCGTGTACGCGGCGGGCGATGTCACGCGGCTCCACTCGCACCAGATCACCACGGCGGTGCATGAGGGCGGCATGGCAGCCTGTGCGGCGAACTACTATCTCTACCCGCCCGAACTCAAAGACGACTGA